The following are encoded together in the Macadamia integrifolia cultivar HAES 741 chromosome 10, SCU_Mint_v3, whole genome shotgun sequence genome:
- the LOC122091649 gene encoding bystin has translation MPKRNQQQHQQPLYADDSSVSSKKRSRAPKQHQTEDKMISTGMSSKILKEALIQQKEIQDEAEGQNPNSSFFAITEEPNATADGGEEEDIDAFNGFSETLSLYDGYADEEEIDEEEEKVLEAFMSKNTGPQQTLADLILKKIKEKGTEVSSEAQPLPKLNQTIIDLYKGVGKLLGRYTTGKVPKAFKHIPSMELWEDVLYLTEPENWSPNAVYQATRIFSSNLGVRKAQRFYKLVLLPRIREDMRKNKRLHFALYQALKKSLYKPAAFFKGILFPLCESGTCTLREAVVIGSIIQKVSIPPLHSSAGLLKLAEMDYCGTTSYFLKLFLEKKYALPYRVLDAVVAHFMRFLYETRIMPVIWHQSLLAFVQRYKNELTKEDKDNLDGLLQHQKHYLVTPEIRRELASGRNRGEKEDVLMSISSPISVINKPIEEDRFDLPEVPMEED, from the exons ATGCCGAAGAGAAATCAACAGCAGCACCAACAGCCGTTGTATGCTGATGACTCCTCTGTCTCCTCCAAGAAGAGATCACGAGCACCTAAGCAACACCAAACAGAAGACAAG ATGATTTCGACTGGAATGAGCtccaaaattttgaaagagGCCTTAATTCAGCAAAAGGAGATTCAAGATGAAGCTGAGGGACAAAACCCCAACTCTTCTTTCTTTGCAATTACTGAAGAACCAAATGCTACTGCTGATGGCGGTGAAGAAGAGGATATCGATGCCTTCAATGGTTTTTCTGAAACTCTTAGCCTCTACGATGGCTATGCAGATGAA GAGGAgattgatgaggaggaggagaaagttTTGGAAGCTTTTATGTCAAAGAACACTGGCCCACAACAGACGTTGGCGGACCTCattttaaagaaaatcaaagaaaaaggcACAGAGGTTTCTTCAG AAGCACAACCCCTTCCTAAACTGAACCAGACCATCATAGATTTATACAAGGG TGTTGGCAAACTGCTTGGTAGATACACAACTGGTAAAGTGCCAAAGGCATTCAAACACATCCCCTCAATGGAGCTTTGGGAGGATGTACTATACTTGACAGAACCTGAGAATTGGTCACCAAATGCCGTGTATCAAGCCACAAGAATCTTCTCTTCCAATTTGGGTGTGAGGAAGGCCCAGCGCTTCTACAAGCTTGTCTTGCTCCCAAGGATTAGAGAAGACATGCGGAAGAATAAGAGGCTCCATTTTGCATTATATCAAGCTTTGAAGAAGTCACTTTACAAGCCAGCAGCCTTCTTCAAGGGTATTTTGTTTCCACTGTGTGAG TCAGGAACTTGCACTCTTAGGGAAGCTGTAGTTATTGGAAGCATTATTCAGAAGGTTTCTATTCCACCACTTCATTCAAG TGCTGGACTGCTGAAGCTTGCAGAGATGGATTATTGTGGCACAACTAG TTATTTTCTAAAGCTTTTTCTGGAAAAGAAGTATGCATTGCCCTACCGTGTACTTGATGCCGTCGTTGCTCATTTTATGAGATTTCTCTATGAAACAAGGATAATGCCTGTGATATGGCACCAGTCACTACTTGCATTTGTGCAAAG GTACAAGAATGAACTTACAAAGGAAGACAAGGATAATCTGGACGGTCTACTTCAACACCAGAAACATTACTTG GTCACACCTGAAATCCGGAGGGAGCTTGCAAGTGGTCGTAACCggggggagaaagaggatgTTCTCATGTCAATTT